Sequence from the Crassostrea angulata isolate pt1a10 chromosome 9, ASM2561291v2, whole genome shotgun sequence genome:
tgccttttacttaaaaaaatgttctaaagTTTTGAGACTTAAACATAATGTACATTTCCTGCGATCAATTCTATACATCGAGCAACAACTTTGGGATGGAAAGCTTAACTAAGACCCAAATGAGTTACAATAATTTAAGCTTATGCTTAAGGGAGCATTAAGTAAGATGATAATAAGAcaatttagtattcattatcaTATGTCCTTCACACAGTTTAAAGACCACAAAATATCGTtgcaatgaattttaaaaatcacattCACCGTCGTAAAATGATTACAAGGTAACAACATTATGACATATAACATAAAATAATCAGGTTGacatttaagaaatgaaaatcggAGACTTCAATGAAGATAACTATTGAAAATTAAGTACAAAAATAGTTATTTGTCATTTGTGCGATTTTAAGTGTCTCATTTATTCATCCATTTAATATTCTTTTCCTATTTTCAGAAAGTACATGAAAAGTAATCTGTAACAATATCGTCACATAATTATTTCATACAACACACCTAGGTACAAACATTTGTATAATAAAGTGTGTATTTTTATAGCAACAAACGTAAATATATTTACACAGGATTACTATGTATGGATAATCTTTTGTTTATTGCAAAAACTTGAACAATAAATTTTCCacataaaagtacatgtagaagtttttttttattttgttcagaTAATTGGATGTTTTAAAGTTTACCTTATAGATATTTGTGGGAAAAAAACCGCCTTGTCAGGGGTTTAAAGCTCGGCACAAATACAAAGATCCAAACTACTTATATCACTCCAGAACTGGTCCCTGTTTGTTGAAAAATACGGGCAAGTACAAGCAAAATGGTCAAATATGTCGGTGGTGTCAGTGTTGTGTAGTTGGCAGGTGCTGAGACGTTATGTTGGGGTAACAGTCCAGAGATTTCTTTGATCATTTCTGCTGACCACGAGTTTTCCAGATTCTTGGTAAACCCGTTTTTTTATGGAGTATAGGTAAGTCCGAATCATGAGGTGTGTTCGATTGGTCCATTAAtgactttgaaatatttccaaCTGAGTTATTAATGATGAGAATGAGTTATCCAAAGGAGTAATCTCGCTTCTCATTCCAATTTGTAGTCTGTAAAGCAAAATTTCTTTTGCTAAAATTTAATGGGAAAacttaaaagttttcaaaaaaataattatttcctcTGATCTATTTCTGATATGACGGGTCTAAGACCTACCAGACTTTCACACACATCTGATGGCGTTGATGTTTTCAAGCCTTAAATGTATATGacgaaaaaatgttgaaatttaataaataactGATAATCCTGTGATTTAAAACCACACTCACATACATAAAGTGTAGAGGGTAATtgcacttttaaaataaaaataaagattcaCAAGGGTTACTGGGTTACagttttcacaaaataatttttttattgcataagATAATTGACGGCTTCTTTCATCTAGTAATAGACTTTTATTTGCAGTCTTGGATTATACCAAAATTGTTATAATCATTATGTATGAGCATGATTTCGTCCCCAGTAACTAATAACTGATAGTGTTAAAAGTCAggtttgtgatttttttcaaaaaactatTATGCTTGATTTTTCAGCGTTGACAGCGAAACTCCTTTTGCAAGAAGAGTTGTATGCTGTATCAAGCATGTTTTGAAGTAAATTTGagtttcaaaataaacaagCGATATCCTCTGCAAGGTCTGGAGGTTGATGATATAATTCTATGAATCCCGATGGTCGCATTTACGCGTTTGAGCTTGTTAGGTAAGTTATCAATGAAAACTGTATAAAGAAATACAGATAACACGCACCCTGTTCCACGGTAAACCAGTTTGACTGTTGTTAGTTTACAATGACTGCACTCTTAGGATTGATATGAGAGTGGTCTATGAACACCCACAATTAACCATAAGTGTCCATATTCCTAGTGTGAATAATTTTGTCAAATACTTTAAATAAAGTCGATAGTTATGAAACAGATTGGCAGATATCCGGatttgttttttgggttttatTTCCACATTTATAAATTGGGACAATAAAGCGCTGTTTCATACCAAAACGAAATTCGACCCAGGCCAGGTTTTAAAAAACTGTTGAACAAGACACGTATGTTTTCAAACACAACATCTTTTTCATGTATTAAAGGTTTTGTCTTGATTTTATCTGGTCTGAGAGCTTTTGTAAATGTTAATACTGAAATAGAATTGTGAACTTCTTTTTCCGTAATGCTcccatttgaacaaaaaatataataacgAGTCGCTCGTGACttgttgtcattttatttaataatgataCTAGAAGGCATTATTAGAGGTGTATCATTTTGTTCAGTTTGATATcttgatgaaaaatattcaGCAAAGACGGCCGCCACGCTTTCCGGTGTATTATCTATCGATCAGCAAACATGTTAAATAGAGAGAGCTATAAGAATAAGCGCTATTGCTCATATCAGATATCTTGTAGGTTGTTTTGTTATTTCACCTTCTTGCGAGAATATATGCAGACGGGCTAATTTACATGAAATTGTAGAATGGTACAATTGTTTGTAACAAGGCATTACAAAACTGAGAGAACACACACAGTTTCTCATCTGAACAAGATGAGAACAAGTAACAATACTTAAGGAATACTGTATGCAGGATTATTTTCGTCCAGTGTAAATTTCGCTCTTTGTACACTTAAAaacagttgggttttttttttcgtgaatTTGAGACATTCTCCCGCTGACAATGAGGACAAAAAGgccaaaaataaaacagtggcgaatatttctctgtatacGGTAATTGatatattccaaaaaaaaaattggtatgcACACGAAGACAAATTCATTCTAAAACACCATCCTATAAGGCTAAAACACTGAAAACTACTGTTAAACCTAACTCAAAATAAGTGATGCATATACACAGAAGGAGACTACGTTGGTACAAATAGTGAATATCATCATACATCTGTCAAGTCTTTTTGCCTGACAcatctttttttcttgttttttgttcTGAATATCACTCTGAACTGAGCTTCTTTTCGCAAACATTTCATGCAAAGTACCACTTTGGCCAGAATTGTCTTCTACTAAATCTAATGTACGTGATGAAACGACATCCTTGTAATAAATGTGCAAGACAACCGTCACCATGATAACACTGAAACCATTAAGAATAATCTGAGTTGTAACGTACACGCTAAACCAGGAGATATGTACCGAGTTTTTTGGCATCGAGTCACTAATCATGCTTCCGAACACGGCGAAAGTTAAAAATATGGCCATAGACATTCCCATTTTTTCTCCAGATTCAATAGGCAATAGAGAGCAAAAAGTGTTCATGATTGACAAGGCAATGATCGGAAATATCAAAGACAAAGTTGGAAATAAAGGTATCCTTCTTAGGGTTATTGTCATTTCAAGAGTGTAATAACCGACCTCTTTCACGGTTGTTGAAACTAAATCCCATTCCTCATTTGGTATATAGTATCCTGATTGAAAGCTGGACTGGTTTTGGACCAAATGTATGTTTTGTAGAAAATAGTTGGGGGAGAAGAACTCAAAACTACAAGTCTGTGTATCAAAGGGAAAATTTTGAACGTTAAATGAACAAATAATAATACTTTCAATAGTTTCTGAGAGAAAAACACGACCAGTGTTTTCAACACCCACCTCACTACCAGAATTTGTAACTGAACCGTAGGTCACACATTTTTTGCCAGAGATTTCTTGCAGATTACAGACGACTGGAACCCAAACTTTGACCGCAGGTAATCGGAGATACTGGATGTTAGAGAATTCACTCGTATTCCATGTAAGATATTCGTCAGTCCACGTGACTTCTAACCAagatgcaaggtgtaatgtttGCGATTTCACATCCACCTCGTTGAGGGAcagaatatataaattaattccAACTGGGATTGTTTTGGAATACAACTCAACAGGTTTCCTGTATCTGGTGTAGTTTGTAAACAGCGTGTCTAACAGGATAGTTTCTGTCTCCGCTTTATATTTCCCCTGGCACACGGCTATTTGAACAAGAACAAGACTAGAAAAGAAAATCACACCcgtcaaattcaaatttattatttgGTAACTCATTTTCGAATGTTGCATTTCCTCTTCGTGCTCTAGatataaaagtatttataaGCGCTTTTTTTATTCACGATATCCTGGTTGATAAATTTGGATGGATGCATAATTTTATTGAGAATTGGACCATTGATAGGAGATCAAAACTCATACATTCAAAACTTGTTTGCCACTCGGTTTAAAACGTACAATCCCATTATTTAACTATGAATTATTCAATGAGCGCCGAGATCATTCCAATTGTTTC
This genomic interval carries:
- the LOC128162069 gene encoding neuronal acetylcholine receptor subunit alpha-7-like; the encoded protein is MSYQIINLNLTGVIFFSSLVLVQIAVCQGKYKAETETILLDTLFTNYTRYRKPVELYSKTIPVGINLYILSLNEVDVKSQTLHLASWLEVTWTDEYLTWNTSEFSNIQYLRLPAVKVWVPVVCNLQEISGKKCVTYGSVTNSGSEVGVENTGRVFLSETIESIIICSFNVQNFPFDTQTCSFEFFSPNYFLQNIHLVQNQSSFQSGYYIPNEEWDLVSTTVKEVGYYTLEMTITLRRIPLFPTLSLIFPIIALSIMNTFCSLLPIESGEKMGMSMAIFLTFAVFGSMISDSMPKNSVHISWFSVYVTTQIILNGFSVIMVTVVLHIYYKDVVSSRTLDLVEDNSGQSGTLHEMFAKRSSVQSDIQNKKQEKKMCQAKRLDRCMMIFTICTNVVSFCVYASLILS